Genomic window (Flavobacterium oreochromis):
TAAATAAGGTTGTTCTATAAAAACAGTATTCCACTGCCCTCCTTGTGACTTATGACAAGTAATAGCGTACGAAAACTTTACTTGAAGCGCATTAAAATACTCATTATTTTTAACCTTTTGATACCTTTTATACTGCGCACGCTCATTTTCATAATCTTTCATTACCTCTTGATACAAACGACTTGATTCCTCATAAGTCAACGAAGGTGACTCACTCATAATTGTATCCAATAACAAAATCGTATCTAAAGGACGTTGATTAGGATAATCAACCATTCTAATTTTCACTACAGCAAATCGAAAACCATATAACTCTTTTATAGAACGAATTTCTAAAACTTCTATAATATCTCCATTGGCAATAAATCCAGCCTCATCAGAATCTTTTAACCAAAAATAATTATTCTTTACAACCATTAAAAAATCACCTGCAGACAACTCACTCTCTTTACCTAAAATTTTAGCCCGTATCTGTTGATTATATTGATTAGCCCTTTTATTTGAACGAACAATAAAAGTAGTATCTTCTATACTATAATTACTATACGACTGATTAATAGCATCTTGTATATCATAACCATCAGTCAACCTAACAATATCCTTAAATCCTTTTAATTTAAATTGAAAATCAGTAATAAAATGATCCTTTAACAACTCCCTTAATTCAGTTGCATTATATAAAATACCAGAATTAACTTCCTGACGCATTACTTCATCTAGTTCTATAGAATACACTTCCTTATCATAATTCAAACTTAGTGTTTCTATATTTAAAGCAGGTGATATATCCAAATTAACTGGAGGTAACTGAGCCGTATCCCCAATCAAAATCATTTTACAATTTTGACCAGAATACACATACGAAATTAAATCATCTAACAACGAACCATTTTCATACATCTTCGAATCAGTATCTACATCCGAAATCATAGAAGACTCATCCACTATAAAAATCGTATTAGTATGCTTATTAGTTTGCATAGTAAAACTAACACCTCCCCCACTCCCTTTTTTAGGAAAATATATTTTCTTATGTATCGTAAACGCCTGTTTATCAGAATAATTAGAAATAACCTTTGCTGCCCTTCCCGTAGGAGCTAATAAAACATATTTTTTTTGAACCTCTCCCAAATGATTTACTATAGTAGAAATCAGAGTAGTTTTACCCGTCCCAGCATATCCTTTTAATACAAACAATTCATTTTTATTAAAACTCTCTACAAATTCAGCTACTTTTCCAAAAAAAACATCCTGTTTTACAGTAGGTTGAAATGGAAATCTTTTTCGTAAAATACTGTAAAATAACCTCGAACTCATCTCTATTTTTTAATCTATTTTAAGGATGTCAAATATAAAACATATCAATTAAGATATCCTCTTCCAAACTAATAAATATCAACTCAATGTCATTTAAAAATCAGCATACATAATACTCTAAAATATATAATAATCTAAACACGTTTAAAATGGTTCTTAACTAAAAAAATCGTAATTTTGTAACATTATAGGGTATAAAAAGAATGCAAACATCAACTAATACAATACTTAACAAAAAATATAAAAAATTATTACTTCAAATTTCATTACAAGAAGTATCATTTTGTTTATACAATACATTAGAATCTAAAATAGAAATTTTTGGTAACTACATTTTAACCCAAAATAATACAATTCAAGAAACAGAAGATGAAATTCTTAACTTAATTAAACAAAGTACGGTTTTACAAAACGGTTTTGATGATGTATTAATATTACACGATAATGCACTGAATAGCTTTGTTCCACAAACACTTTTTGATGAAAAATACTTAAAATCCTATTTACAATATAACGTAAAAATATCTCATAATGATTTTGTTACATACGATCAAGTTCTAGGTAATGACATGAATAACATATACATTCCTTTCACAAAACTTAACAATGCACTAATTCATTTATATGGCCAATTTCATTACAAACACACCGCTACCATTTTAGTAAAAAAAATATTAGAAACAAGCAAAAATGTAGCAGAACCTCAAATTTTTGTTCACATTCAAGAAAAACAATTCCAAATAATTGTTGTAGAAAATCAAAAACTACTACTTTACAATTCCTTCGAATACAACAAAGCAGAAGATTTCATATACCATCTACTTTTCACAGCTGAACAATTAAAATTAAACCCTGAATCAGTTATTGTCAAACTACTTGGCAAAATAACAAAAAACAATGAATTATTTGAAATAGCATACAAATACATTCGAAATGTAAGCCTATACACTGAAAACTTACAGATTGACCAATCAATATCTGAAGAAAACTATTTAAAAAACTTTATTTTAATACACGCATGCGAATAATCTCAGGAAAATACAAAGGTAGACGCTTAGTAGCTCCCAAAAATCTACCCGTAAGACCTACAACTGATATGGCCAAAGAATCACTCTTTAACATATTAAACAACTACTTCAACTTCAATGAATTACGAGTATTAGACCTGTTTAGCGGTACTGGCAACATAAGCTACGAATTTTCATCTAGAGGAGCAGAAAACATCATTAGTGTAGATGGAGACTTTGGTTGTATAAATTACATCAAAAAAACAGCTAAAGAATTTGATATGAATATTACCCCAATTAAAAGTGATGTATTCAAATTCTTAGAAAAAAACAAAAACAATTACGACATTATCTTCGCTGATCCCCCTTACGATCTAGACCAAAAAAACTTTGAGAAAATTTTAGATCTAATTTTTGAAAATAATCTATTAGATACTGATGGAATGCTTATAATAGAACACTCAAAACACACAAAACTTTCACATAAAGAAAATTTTTCCTTTGAAAAAGCCTATGGAGGATCAGTATTCACATTTTTTGAATTTGAACAAGAAGAAGATGACGAATACGACGAAGAAGAATTAATAGAAGAAAATAACTAATAAACAAAAAAACTGTTTATCAAATATTTACTTTAGATTTTTTTTAATACTACATATAGTATTTTTGTACAATAAAAAAATTAGTAAACATTCATATAGTCCAATATAAATAGAAATGGGAAGAGCGTTTGAATTTAGAAAAGCACGTAAAATGAAACGTTGGTCAGCAATGGCTAAAACGTTTACAAAAATTGGTAAAGATATTGTAATGGCTGTAAAAGAAGGAGGTCCTAATCCAGAGACTAACTCCCGTTTAAGAGCCGTTATACAAAATGCCAAAGCAGCTAACATGCCTAAAGACAATGTGGAGCGCGCAATAAAAAAAGCAAGCGATAAAGACACGGCTAACTACAAAGAAGTTCTATTCGAAGGTTATGCACCACACGGAATTGCTATTTTAATAGAAACAGCTACAGATAACAACAACAGGACTGTAGCAAATATCAGAAGCTATTTTAACAAATGTAATGGAACACTTGGTACACAAGGCTCAGTAGAATTTATGTTTGATCATACTTGTAACTTCAGAATTCATTCTGAAGGACAAGATGTAGAAGAATTAGAATTAGAAATGATCGACTTCGGTGTTGAAGAAATATTTGCCGATGAAGATGGAATCGTTATGTATGCCCCTTTCGAAAGCTTTGGAGCAATCCAAAAGAACTAGAAAATCGCGGAATAGAAGTCTTATCATCCGGTTTTGAAAGAATACCACAAGTAACCAAGGAACTAACACCAGAACAAATAGCCGATGTTGAAAAATTATTAGAAAAAATAGAAGAAGACGATGATGTAATGAATGTCTTCCATACCATGCAAGAATAATATAATATCAAAAAACTCAATATAACACAAAGCTACTCACACAGAGTGGCTTTTTTTAACCTAATCTAATTTATTCAACACCCAAATAAATTAATTCCCTTCTAAATATACCCCCACTCATATATTTTTATAACGTGCCCCACCACAACGGTTCAAGTAAAAAAGTTGTGGAGAAATTTTAAAATAGCTTACTTTGTGTAAAACTAAATTATCCAAATGAATTCTTCATTTAATTCTCTAATTGAACTATTACTCCCAGAATATCTTACGCATTATTTTGAATTAACTTCAATTGATAGACAGCAAGACGCATTGCATTTATATTTAGAAGAATTAAATAAAATCCCTTTGGAATATTCAAAACTGATAAATTACAATCAAAAGGTTTTTTTGAATCTATCACAGTTCAAGATTTTCCGATAAGAGAATATAAGGTTTATCTTCATATTAAAAGAAGAAGATGGCTTAATTTATCTACTAACAAAGTTGTTTTCAGAGATTGGAACTTAGTAGCAAAAGGCACTCGATTAACCCAAGAGTTTGCCTCTTTTTTAAAAGAAATCAATCGATACTAACTCTGATGACACTAAAAGCATTGCTAAATTTTATCATGTTAATGGAAAATCACTTCAAAATCAGTATAAAGATTTTTTGAGTGATTTTAAAAATTGGAATCAAATTCAACATGCAAAGCAATGGTTGTTATATCCACAAAACTTAGGAAAAAATTTATCTATAGATGAAACCGCACTTTCTTATGATGAATTATACACTATTATTACAAACAAAAAAGCTAAAGGAAAAGCAGGAAGCATAGTAGCTATTATTAAAGGAACTAAAGCAGATAATATCATCGAAATATTGAGCAAAATACCTTTAAAAGAAAGAAACAAAGTAGAAGAAGTTACTTTAGATATGGCTCCAAATATGGGACTTATCATCAAAAAATCATTCCCAAATGCAACACTTGTAACTGATAGATTTCATGTTCAAAAACTTGCCATTGAAGCACTACAAGAAATTAGGATTAAACATAGATGGGAAGCTATTGACCAAGAAAATGAATCCATTGAAAAAGCTAAAAAGAATAAGAAAAAATTTAATCCAGAATTACTAAAAAACGGAGAAACTAAAAAACAACTATTAGCAAGAAGTCGATATCTACTTTATAAAAGAAAAA
Coding sequences:
- a CDS encoding ATP-dependent DNA helicase, whose amino-acid sequence is MSSRLFYSILRKRFPFQPTVKQDVFFGKVAEFVESFNKNELFVLKGYAGTGKTTLISTIVNHLGEVQKKYVLLAPTGRAAKVISNYSDKQAFTIHKKIYFPKKGSGGGVSFTMQTNKHTNTIFIVDESSMISDVDTDSKMYENGSLLDDLISYVYSGQNCKMILIGDTAQLPPVNLDISPALNIETLSLNYDKEVYSIELDEVMRQEVNSGILYNATELRELLKDHFITDFQFKLKGFKDIVRLTDGYDIQDAINQSYSNYSIEDTTFIVRSNKRANQYNQQIRAKILGKESELSAGDFLMVVKNNYFWLKDSDEAGFIANGDIIEVLEIRSIKELYGFRFAVVKIRMVDYPNQRPLDTILLLDTIMSESPSLTYEESSRLYQEVMKDYENERAQYKRYQKVKNNEYFNALQVKFSYAITCHKSQGGQWNTVFIEQPYLASDIDRDFVRWLYTAMTRAKDKLYLIGFKDEFFNT
- a CDS encoding DUF3822 family protein codes for the protein MQTSTNTILNKKYKKLLLQISLQEVSFCLYNTLESKIEIFGNYILTQNNTIQETEDEILNLIKQSTVLQNGFDDVLILHDNALNSFVPQTLFDEKYLKSYLQYNVKISHNDFVTYDQVLGNDMNNIYIPFTKLNNALIHLYGQFHYKHTATILVKKILETSKNVAEPQIFVHIQEKQFQIIVVENQKLLLYNSFEYNKAEDFIYHLLFTAEQLKLNPESVIVKLLGKITKNNELFEIAYKYIRNVSLYTENLQIDQSISEENYLKNFILIHACE
- the rsmD gene encoding 16S rRNA (guanine(966)-N(2))-methyltransferase RsmD; this translates as MRIISGKYKGRRLVAPKNLPVRPTTDMAKESLFNILNNYFNFNELRVLDLFSGTGNISYEFSSRGAENIISVDGDFGCINYIKKTAKEFDMNITPIKSDVFKFLEKNKNNYDIIFADPPYDLDQKNFEKILDLIFENNLLDTDGMLIIEHSKHTKLSHKENFSFEKAYGGSVFTFFEFEQEEDDEYDEEELIEENN
- a CDS encoding ISAon1 family transposase N-terminal region protein, producing MREYKVYLHIKRRRWLNLSTNKVVFRDWNLVAKGTRLTQEFASFLKEINRY
- a CDS encoding ISAon1 family transposase; this encodes MAKFYHVNGKSLQNQYKDFLSDFKNWNQIQHAKQWLLYPQNLGKNLSIDETALSYDELYTIITNKKAKGKAGSIVAIIKGTKADNIIEILSKIPLKERNKVEEVTLDMAPNMGLIIKKSFPNATLVTDRFHVQKLAIEALQEIRIKHRWEAIDQENESIEKAKKNKKKFNPELLKNGETKKQLLARSRYLLYKRKNKWTENQKERAKIVFEIYPDIEIAYQLSIELSNIFQNTTNKIYAYTKLAKWHEKVNQTGFKAFNTISRTIINHYKTILNYFDNRSTNASAESFNAKIKAFRSKFRGVRNIEFFLFRLTNLYA